A single window of Gossypium hirsutum isolate 1008001.06 chromosome A10, Gossypium_hirsutum_v2.1, whole genome shotgun sequence DNA harbors:
- the LOC107889667 gene encoding terpene synthase 10, translating to MSLCMLSSFSICSFPIHSKSKRFSYDGSSFRRLIVSFASQYEATDKIFVEDDIVVRRSANYHPPIWDYDYVQSLKNDFVQNESYKERASKLKEEVRMMFENVVDPLEKLELIDAIQRLGLSYHFGAEIKKTLKNISTDCSSTVAWNKGNLCATALEFRLLRQHGYKVNQDVFACFMDDVGNVKASLNQDCKGLLNLYEASYHLLEGETMLENARELAAKLLKQCLKENNDHHYLWMLVEHALELPLHWRMPRLEARWFIDAYEKNKGKNPIILEFAILDYNIVQSMHQDDLRYASAWWKELGLGERLGFARDRLMENFFWSVGMIITPQDGKGRRIQTKVNALITVIDDVYDVYGTLDELELFTDAVERWDIIAIQKLPNYMKICYHALYNSVNEMAFDTLKEHGIDVVPFLRKVWTNLCKSYLLEAKWYYIGYTPTLQEYIDNAWISISGSVMLGHSYLATDLITEEGLHHIEAYYPNIIYWSSIIVRLADDLGTSSYELERGDVSKSIQCYMNESGASEEEARDHIKKLIDAASKKMNEEQMAKSPFSRMFIEIAMDLARISLLMYQNGDGHAIEGNETKDRVLSLFINPVYCPND from the exons ATGTCTCTTTGCATGTTGAGTTCATTCTCAATTTGCAGTTTTCCCATACACTCAAAATCGAAACGCTTCTCATATGATGGGTCAAGCTTTCGTAGGTTAATTGTTTCTTTTGCCTCACAATATGAAGCTACAgacaaaatttttgttgaagacgATATCGTAGTTAGACGATCGGCTAATTACCATCCTCCTATTTGGGATTATGATTATGTTCAGTCACTCAAAAACGATTTTGTACAG AATGAATCATACAAGGAAAGAGCAAGCAAACTAAAGGAAGAAGTGAGGATGATGTTTGAAAATGTGGTGGATCCTTTGGAGAAACTTGAGCTTATTGATGCCATACAAAGACTTGGGTTGTCCTATCACTTTGGagctgaaataaaaaaaacattgaagAATATAAGTACCGATTGTAGCAGTACTGTTGCATGGAACAAAGGCAATTTATGTGCTACAGCTCTTGAATTTAGACTACTAAGACAACATGGGTATAAAGTGAATCAAG ATGTTTTCGCTTGCTTCATGGATGACGTTGGAAACGTTAAAGCAAGCCTTAATCAGGATTGCAAGGGCCTGCTCAACTTGTATGAGGCTTCATACCACTTATTAGAAGGTGAAACAATGCTGGAGAATGCAAGAGAGTTAGCAGCTAAACTTCTCAAACAATGTCTGAAGGAGAACAATGATCATCACTATCTTTGGATGCTTGTGGAACATGCCTTGGAGCTTCCTCTACATTGGAGGATGCCAAGGTTGGAAGCCAGATGGTTCATAGATGCGTATGAGAAAAACAAGGGAAAAAATCCCATTATTTTAGAGTTTGCTATATTGGATTACAACATAGTGCAATCTATGCACCAAGATGATCTTAGATATGCTTCAGC ATGGTGGAAGGAACTTGGTCTTGGTGAGAGGTTGGGCTTTGCTAGAGATAGGCTGATGGAAAACTTCTTTTGGAGTGTGGGAATGATAATTACTCCTCAGGACGGAAAAGGTAGAAGAATTCAAACAAAGGTCAATGCGCTAATAACAGTTATAGATGATGTTTATGACGTTTATGGAACCTTAGATGAATTGGAGCTCTTCACAGATGCTGTTGAGAG ATGGGATATAATTGCAATACAGAAGCTTCCAAACTATATGAAGATATGTTATCATGCA c TATACAATTCCGTAAATGAAATGGCTTTTGACACTCTTAAGGAACACGGGATAGATGTCGTTCCCTTCCTCAGGAAAGTT TGGACGAATCTTTGTAAATCATATTTGTTGGAGGCAAAATGGTATTACATTGGATATACGCCAACCCTGCAAGAGTACATCGATAATGCTTGGATTTCAATATCGGGTTCTGTAATGCTTGGTCATTCCTATTTGGCAACAGATCTTATAACAGAGGAGGGATTGCACCACATTGAAGCATATTACCCCAATATAATTTATTGGTCGTCCATAATTGTACGATTAGCAGATGATTTAGGGACATCATCG TATGAACTCGAAAGAGGTGATGTTTCTAAATCAATCCAATGTTATATGAACGAAAGTGGGGCATCTGAAGAAGAAGCTCGTGATCACATAAAGAAATTAATTGATGCAGCATCGAAAAAGATGAATGAAGAACAAATGGCTAAATCTCCTTTCTCTCGGATGTTTATTGAAATTGCTATGGACCTTGCAAGAATATCTTTATTGATGTATCAAAATGGCGATGGTCATGCTATTGAAGGTAATGAAACCAAGGATAGAGTGTTATCACTATTCATTAACCCAGTTTATTGCCCAAATGATTGA
- the LOC107890136 gene encoding secreted RxLR effector protein 161-like — translation MPLNLKLSKNDGEKICDPSIYRSIVGSSLYLTATRPDLMFPATLLSRFMSSPSDVHLGVAKRVLRYVKGTTSEWLNYLKVGNVKLIGYSKSDWAGSLDDMKSTSGYVFNLGSGTICWSSKKQQVVAQSTAEAEYIAAAANQAIWLRNLLSDLGFE, via the coding sequence ATGCCTCTAAACTTGAAGTTGTCAAAGAATGATGGTGAAAAAATCTGTGATCCGTCTATTTATAGAAGCATAGTTGGAAGTTCACTTTACTTGACTGCAACAAGACCTGATTTAATGTTCCCTGCAACATTGTTATCGAGGTTTATGAGTTCACCTTCTGATGTTCATTTGGGAGTTGCCAAGAGGGTTCTTAGGTATGTGAAGGGCACAACAAGTGAATGGCTGAATTATTTAAAGGTAGGAAATGTGAAGTTGATTGGATATTCTAAAAGTGATTGGGCAGGGAGTTtggatgacatgaagagtacATCTGGGTATGTTTTTAACCTTGGCTCAGGTACAATCTGTTGGAGTTCCAAGAAGCAACAAGTTGTGGCTCAATCAACCGCAGAAGCAGAATATATAGCTGCTGCTGCAAACCAAGcaatttggttgagaaatttaCTTTCTGATCTCGGTTTTGAGTAA